The nucleotide sequence GAATGGATACGCCTTGCATAGTGGCGATTTCTTTGGTTGTGTAATTAAGCCTTATCAGTACGCAAATACGCAAATCGGTGGTGGTGAGTGAAGGGAAACGCTCTTTGAGATTCTTGAAGAAGTTCTTGTGAATCATATCGAAGTTTTCTTGGAATACTGCCCATTGGTCTTCTTCTGAGATATTCTCGCGGATATGTTGCAAAATGAGATGACTTTTGGCTTTACTTACTTTCTGGTTGTCCATTAGTTGTTCCAGCTCTACTATGAGGTTGGTAAGGAACTCGTCGCGCCTGATGTTTAGCATAGTGGCTTCGGCAAGAGCCTTACTCTTGTACTCTAACTGGTTGGCAAGCATTTGGTTTTGGAGTTTAGTTACTTCTTGTTCGCGTGACTCGAGCAGGCGTTGGCGACGTATTCTTTCACGCAAGAAGGAACGCTCTTTTTTCTTCATTTTATAACGGAAGTAGATAGCTGTTGCTACAATACTTACCCCGATGAAGCTGACGAAATACAATATATAAGCCCAAAGGCTTTTATACCAAGGGGTAGTGATTTGAAACGGGAGGGAATAGAGGGAGAGCTCTTTGTTTAGTTCGTTGAGCACTTTTACCTTGAGCCTGTATTTACCAGGGGGGAGATTTTGATAGCTGATGCTAAAATCGGGGTCGGCTTGCGTCCACCGCTTGTCATATCCTTCTAAGACGTACCATAGTTGGTAGTGTTCTTTACTAAAATTGGGATACTGAAATTGGAACACCAAATTGTTTTTGGCGTAAGGGAAAGAAGGGTTGGCGGTAATTTCTTCCAAAAGATATTGGTCGGTATCGCGTTCGTAGGAGCGGAGGCTTTTTAGGCTGAGATTATAGGGGTAGGTGGTTTGAGGGGCATTATCAGTATAACGGGCGATACTACCGTCTAAACAAAAGAAAGAAGCACCATCGGAGGACACGAATACTGAGGCGCGGTCTTCGGTGGTGGGGTGTTGGAGCTCATCGAAGGCAATCTTTTCGGTTATTTTGTATTGACCATCGGCAAAGGAAACTAAAAAGTAATCGGTGGCAGTGATAAACCAGAACCGATTATCGTTTACGGGTACTATATTGCGAGTTTTGGTGAGCTGAGGGAGTTGTTCATTGAGGATAGTATAAGGTACAATTTCTTCTTTATCTTCGTTATAGTAGTAGAATTGAGAGCCGTCGGCAAAGACTACTTTTCCGCGTATTTTGAGGAGGCGGAGGGCTTCTTTGGTTTTAGGTTTACTGAACACTACTTTGTGTTTCACCTTTTTTAGGTCTTCGGTAAGTGAAAGTTTGCAGACGCCTTTATAGATGTGATTTGTCCAGATGTTGCCCATAGGGTCTATTTCGATACGATAAGTAAGGTCGAAGAAGCCATCGACGATATGTGAGGGCTCCCACCTGCCAGCTTTGTCTCTCTTGTAAATAGTAAGTACAGAATACGAAGAGCCGACGAGCACCTCCTGACCGTGAATCGTTCCCTTCTTTAAATCCATACCTCCGACGCCTACATTGCTGAGGGGACGTAATTGGTCACCTACGAGTTCGGAGACTCCTTTGTTATGTCCTACAAATAACTGGTGGTCGAACTGCTTTACGAACCACACTTGGCTTGAGAAGTTGGGCAGTTTGTTGAGTTTTCCGTTAGTAAGGGAAAAGACTCCTTTATTAGAGGCTAAGTAATAAGAGTTGCTTTGCTCAGCCATATCGCTGATAAGTTCTACATCGCCATTTAAATTTAAGAAGCGGAGTTTGCTAGGGATTTCAATCATAGCAATACCGTTGTCTAAGGCTACCCAGAGGTTGTGCTGGATATCTTCATAAAGCCCGAGTACGGTGTTATTGTTCAGTCCGTTTTTCTTGTGGATATGCCACAGGAGTTTACCTGTGCTGACATTGATAGCATACAGACCTTCGGAAAGGCTTCCTAAGATGAGGTTACCTTCATCGGTAATGAGCGCACGGTTCAGCCTAATGGAGGGTAATAGAGCGTCGATATCGGTAGTGAACTTGCGCAACTGGTCGGTTTGAGGGTTGAAAAAGAACAAGCCGTTCTTGTCGGTTACCAGAAGGAGTTCTTTTTGATAGGGGATAGTAGCGATTACCAATCCTCCTAAGCTGTTAGTAGAGAGTTTTTGGTGGAGGCGATGTTGAGGGTCGATGGTATAAAAGTCGGCATTTACGCCTTGCATATAGAGGGTATTGCCGTCGGAGAACATTGCAAAAGGGGCAGGTTTAGGACTGAAAGCGCGTACTTGCTTGCCGTCGAACACAAAATAGGAGGAGAAAGTTTGGAAGTAAATCTTATCTTGATGCTTGAATATGCGCCAGACTTCATCGTTGTGAAAGCGGTAATCTTTGAGTT is from Capnocytophaga ochracea DSM 7271 and encodes:
- a CDS encoding triple tyrosine motif-containing protein is translated as MKHFIILLIILLGHFPTTTAQNQDLPFVPPIYNYSQTQYKAGLQNWQISQCKTGVLYVANNQGLLTFDGQVWQLHYLPQKKIARSVLADNNDPKLRVYVGSFEEFGYFQRNAQNQLVYTSLKDQLKDYRFHNDEVWRIFKHQDKIYFQTFSSYFVFDGKQVRAFSPKPAPFAMFSDGNTLYMQGVNADFYTIDPQHRLHQKLSTNSLGGLVIATIPYQKELLLVTDKNGLFFFNPQTDQLRKFTTDIDALLPSIRLNRALITDEGNLILGSLSEGLYAINVSTGKLLWHIHKKNGLNNNTVLGLYEDIQHNLWVALDNGIAMIEIPSKLRFLNLNGDVELISDMAEQSNSYYLASNKGVFSLTNGKLNKLPNFSSQVWFVKQFDHQLFVGHNKGVSELVGDQLRPLSNVGVGGMDLKKGTIHGQEVLVGSSYSVLTIYKRDKAGRWEPSHIVDGFFDLTYRIEIDPMGNIWTNHIYKGVCKLSLTEDLKKVKHKVVFSKPKTKEALRLLKIRGKVVFADGSQFYYYNEDKEEIVPYTILNEQLPQLTKTRNIVPVNDNRFWFITATDYFLVSFADGQYKITEKIAFDELQHPTTEDRASVFVSSDGASFFCLDGSIARYTDNAPQTTYPYNLSLKSLRSYERDTDQYLLEEITANPSFPYAKNNLVFQFQYPNFSKEHYQLWYVLEGYDKRWTQADPDFSISYQNLPPGKYRLKVKVLNELNKELSLYSLPFQITTPWYKSLWAYILYFVSFIGVSIVATAIYFRYKMKKKERSFLRERIRRQRLLESREQEVTKLQNQMLANQLEYKSKALAEATMLNIRRDEFLTNLIVELEQLMDNQKVSKAKSHLILQHIRENISEEDQWAVFQENFDMIHKNFFKNLKERFPSLTTTDLRICVLIRLNYTTKEIATMQGVSIRGVETARYRIRKKLNLSETDNLYDFFVKFQ